A window of Acidimicrobiales bacterium genomic DNA:
GGCTCCTGCGGGACGTGTCGGCCGCGCTGGCCGACCACCACGTCAACATCCTGTCCTGCACCACGAACACCGGCTCGGACCGCATCGCCACCATGCGCTTCGACTTCGAGCTCGGCGACGCGTCCCACCTCGACTCGCTGATCGGGACGATCAAGGGCATCGACGGCGTGTACGACGCCCACCGGGTCCTCCCCGGCCGCGGCGGCTGAGCGCCGGATCGGGCGTCCCGGCTGCGGCCGGCGCCGGCGCCGCCCCGGCCTTCGTGACCGGCGCTACCCGGCCTTCCTGATCGGGGCGACCAGCCGGGCGAACCGGCGCCGCCAGGCGACGGCCAGCAGGGCCCGCACCGGCAGGGGCGGGGCCGGCATGGCGGCCAGGGCCTCGGGGTTGCGGCGGATGGCGTCGTCGATCGAGCCGACGGCGACGGCCAGGTCCCGGAACGGGAGCCGGCGGAGCAGCTGGGTGTCGATGCGGCGCCAGGCGTCGGCGGCGAGGTGCTCGTTGATCAGCGGGAGCACGTCGTCCTCCTCGTGGCGCAGGTGCTCCTCGAGCGACGCCCCGAGCCGGCCGAGGGTGACCCTGAGCCGCTCGGCCGACGCCTCGTCGGGCCGCTCGGCGAAGGCGGCGAAGGCGGTGTCGGCCTCGCCGAGGTGGCCGTCCACGTCGGCGTGCTCGGACCGCATCCGCTCCTCCTGCTCGGCGAAGCCGGGCGCGGCGGCGCGGAGGGCGGGCCAGACGAGGTCGTCCTCGCCGACGTGGTGGTGGTGCAGGCCCTTGGCGAAGTGGTGCCAGAGCCGGTGGAGGACGGCGGCCGTCGCCGCGTCGCCCGGCCGCCAGGCGCCGACCGCGGCGGTCAGCTCCTCGAGGCCGGCCCGGAGGGTGAGGTGGACGCCCTCGAACCCGGAGAGGTCGGGGCCGCCCGCCCGAGCCCGGCGGATGGGGCGGAACTCGGCCACCTCGCCGGCCTAGCGGGCCGGCTCGCCGGCCGCCGCCGGCAGGTGGGCGGCGAGGAAGGCGACCGTGCGGTCCCACGCCGACCGGGCCGCCGCCTCGACGTGGAACATGGGCGCGTCGTGGTTCTCGAACGCGTGCCCGGCGTGCTCGACGTTCAGCTCGAACCGCTCCTCGCCGGCGATGGCCTCCCGCAGCCGCTCGACGCCCTCGAAGGGGATGTAGGGGTCGGCGTCGCCGAAGTGGAAGAGCGTGGGGCAGGTGACCGAGCCGAGCAGGTCGAGCTGGTCGGGCACGCCCGAGCCGTAGTAGCTGACGCAGCAGGCCGGGTCGCCGGCGGCCGCCGCCCCGAAGGCGAGGGTGCCGCCGAGGCAGTAGCCGAGGATGGCCGGCCGGCCGTCGACCTCGTCGAGCCCGGCGAGGTGGTCGAGGCCGGCGACGCAGTCCTCCACGGCCTTGCCGATGTCCAGCTCCTGCACGGCGGCGAGCGACTCGTTCAGCCCCCGCTCGTCGTGGTCGGCCCGGTAGCCGGGGCGGGTGCGCCAGTAGAGGTCGGGCGCGCCGACGACGTAGCCGCGCTCGGCCAGCCGCTCGGCGACGGCCTCGATGAACGAGCTGACGCCGAAGATCTCCTGCACGAGCACGATCCCCGGCCCCCGGCCGGCGCCGGGGAGCCAGAGGTGGAGGTCGAAGGCGCCGCCCTCCCGCGGGACGCGCTCGACACGGGTCGTCGTCATGGCCGCAGTCTCCCAGCCCGGCACCGCCGGTGCGCCCCGATGCCGGCTGCGGCATACTGGCGCGGTGGACCTGGGTGCGACGCTCCGGGAGGCCCGCCGCCGGGCCGGCCTGACCCAGCGCCAGCTGGCCGAGCGGGCCGGCACGTCCAAGGCCGCGGTGGCGCGCTACGAGTCCGGCCGGGTCACCCCCGACCTGGCGACGTTCGCCCGCCTGGTCGAGGCCTGCGGCCACCAGCTGGCGGTGACGCCCGCCGCGGCGGCCCCCGATCCCCGGATCGACCGTTCGGCCATCCGCCGCCTGCTGGCCATGCCCGTCCCCGAGCGGGTCGCCCTGGCCGTGGAGGAGGGCCGGGCCATCGGCCGGTTCGACCGGGCCGTCGCTGCCGCCCGCCTCCGGTGACCCCGGCCTTCGACCCGCTCGGCGCGCTCCGCGCGCTCGTCGACCACGACGTCCGCTTCGTGCTCGTCGGCGGGCTTGCCGGCCGG
This region includes:
- a CDS encoding hemerythrin domain-containing protein is translated as MAEFRPIRRARAGGPDLSGFEGVHLTLRAGLEELTAAVGAWRPGDAATAAVLHRLWHHFAKGLHHHHVGEDDLVWPALRAAAPGFAEQEERMRSEHADVDGHLGEADTAFAAFAERPDEASAERLRVTLGRLGASLEEHLRHEEDDVLPLINEHLAADAWRRIDTQLLRRLPFRDLAVAVGSIDDAIRRNPEALAAMPAPPLPVRALLAVAWRRRFARLVAPIRKAG
- a CDS encoding dienelactone hydrolase family protein, whose product is MTTTRVERVPREGGAFDLHLWLPGAGRGPGIVLVQEIFGVSSFIEAVAERLAERGYVVGAPDLYWRTRPGYRADHDERGLNESLAAVQELDIGKAVEDCVAGLDHLAGLDEVDGRPAILGYCLGGTLAFGAAAAGDPACCVSYYGSGVPDQLDLLGSVTCPTLFHFGDADPYIPFEGVERLREAIAGEERFELNVEHAGHAFENHDAPMFHVEAAARSAWDRTVAFLAAHLPAAAGEPAR
- a CDS encoding helix-turn-helix transcriptional regulator encodes the protein MDLGATLREARRRAGLTQRQLAERAGTSKAAVARYESGRVTPDLATFARLVEACGHQLAVTPAAAAPDPRIDRSAIRRLLAMPVPERVALAVEEGRAIGRFDRAVAAARLR